The Gillisia sp. Hel_I_86 genome has a segment encoding these proteins:
- a CDS encoding FecR family protein, producing MDKNIEILIVKFLTRESNVDELRQLELWMSNPKNEILFLEYIKTNTFSNMAISKYDIKIAKKNIVRSIRKEKYQIYNILKYIAAAVIIGMFASTYLFRDDLFISPVESVPVVANDIKAGTNKASLTLSDGSVVLLGKGGSFQSKNAKSNGEEIIYGTTKNKTPSKIAYNYLTIPRGGQFFVKLSDGTQVWLNSESQLKYPISFIDGELRQVELIYGEAYFDVSPSTKHKGSKFKILTDVQEIEVLGTEFNVKAYQDENIIYTTLVEGKVLVKNNNKTRSLKPKQQSVIDINTNDIKVQEIDVNSEISWIHGEFIFHKKPLKEIMKVLSRWYDVNIIFENKSFENTQFNGELSRDQKIEDILELIKQTKIINAYEINKNTIILK from the coding sequence ATGGATAAAAACATAGAAATATTAATTGTAAAGTTTCTTACCAGAGAATCAAATGTCGATGAACTTAGACAATTGGAATTATGGATGAGCAACCCAAAGAACGAAATACTATTTCTTGAATATATCAAGACCAATACTTTTTCGAATATGGCAATCAGTAAGTATGATATCAAAATAGCCAAAAAAAATATTGTTCGTAGTATTCGAAAAGAAAAATATCAGATCTATAACATATTAAAATACATTGCCGCAGCTGTAATTATTGGAATGTTTGCTTCAACCTACCTTTTCAGAGATGATCTATTTATTAGTCCTGTAGAAAGTGTTCCAGTAGTCGCGAACGATATAAAAGCAGGAACTAATAAAGCATCACTAACACTAAGCGACGGCTCGGTAGTATTATTAGGGAAAGGAGGGTCTTTTCAATCTAAAAACGCTAAAAGTAATGGAGAGGAAATAATTTATGGTACCACTAAAAATAAAACACCTTCTAAAATCGCTTATAATTATCTCACCATTCCTAGAGGAGGTCAATTTTTTGTCAAACTCTCTGACGGAACCCAAGTATGGTTAAATTCTGAATCTCAACTTAAGTATCCAATAAGTTTTATTGATGGAGAACTTCGCCAAGTTGAACTTATTTATGGCGAAGCGTATTTTGATGTATCACCAAGTACAAAACATAAAGGTTCAAAATTTAAAATACTTACTGATGTTCAAGAAATTGAAGTCTTGGGAACTGAGTTTAATGTAAAAGCTTATCAAGATGAAAATATAATTTACACAACATTGGTAGAGGGGAAAGTTTTGGTTAAAAACAATAATAAAACTAGAAGTTTAAAACCTAAACAGCAATCAGTTATTGACATCAATACCAATGACATAAAAGTCCAAGAAATAGATGTTAATAGTGAAATTAGTTGGATCCATGGAGAATTTATCTTTCACAAAAAACCGCTAAAAGAAATTATGAAAGTTCTTTCTAGATGGTATGATGTTAACATAATTTTTGAAAATAAATCTTTTGAAAACACGCAATTTAATGGAGAGCTTAGTCGAGACCAAAAAATAGAAGATATACTAGAATTAATTAAACAAACCAAAATTATTAATGCTTATGAAATAAATAAGAATACCATCATATTAAAATAA
- a CDS encoding FKBP-type peptidyl-prolyl cis-trans isomerase has protein sequence MKHPLLAFVVVLFLACDSKENENVDYKAQNEQDITAYIADKNLNAQKSDSGLYYVINEEGTGERPTSNSNVTVVYKGYYLNGSVFDQSDSNGISFNLQQVIKGWTEGITYFKEGGSGLLLVPAHLGYGNNDVRGIPGGSVLIFEVKLISVN, from the coding sequence ATGAAACATCCCCTCCTTGCATTTGTTGTTGTTCTATTTCTAGCCTGTGATAGCAAAGAAAATGAAAATGTAGACTATAAGGCACAAAACGAACAAGATATCACGGCCTATATAGCTGATAAAAATTTGAACGCTCAAAAAAGCGACTCGGGTTTATACTATGTTATAAATGAAGAAGGGACCGGAGAGCGGCCTACATCAAATTCCAATGTAACGGTGGTTTATAAAGGCTACTATTTAAATGGTTCTGTGTTCGATCAAAGTGATTCCAATGGGATTAGCTTCAATTTACAACAAGTAATAAAAGGCTGGACAGAAGGTATTACTTATTTCAAGGAAGGAGGATCTGGTCTTTTACTAGTTCCTGCTCATCTGGGATATGGAAATAATGATGTTCGCGGGATTCCCGGAGGTTCTGTATTGATCTTTGAGGTGAAATTGATTTCGGTGAATTAG
- a CDS encoding TonB-dependent receptor, whose product MKTLIFFFCSVTFSFTPNNVLSQNVKVKINQDRTVTIDEVFKIISNQTDYKFIYQTDLFNGLPEVQITKGTIRLNELLKKCFSVSNYDFEVLENNSIVINEKPDIFIKNNQQKQISGTITNTNGMPLPGVNVFVKGTSRGTSTDFDGNFSIDVEAESILVISYIGFKTVEIVIAEQTIINIILEDDAARLDDVIIVGSRGKPRTSFDSPVPVDNISTSELKQTGKGVLDQQLMYKVPSYNSTEQPVSDAAAHFSPADLRGLFPSRTLVLVNGKRKNASALVYSYVTPGRGEVGVDMKSIPSAALERVEILRDGAAAQYGSDAVAGVVNLVLKKKSDPFINTSYSVTTEGDGEQYQIETGFGVNIADKGFANFTFNYFDSKRTQRAGEITSLEDEANYWGVTDDSDFSTSDLQSFLQRNPGAGFQVGTPDMTITNFTYNTGYTLDEESNTEIYSFGTLANRSGSSPQFARVPYWVPGFEQIYPGTEFFLAEMAPRINDYTLALGLRTTFNKWDFDLSSTMGQNRIDYYIENSFNQSFGASSPSDFYNGAHQFSHVVNNLDIVRSFEDTGLNALTVAFGAEHRTERFVTEEGEFASYGDGTPDDPSDRTGSESFGGFRPENASNDYRSNLGIYTDVTADITEDFLLGGALRYENYSDFGSNVSWKLNTRYKALNDKLSLRGSLSSGFRAPSLHQIYYTAITTTLTENGIQQNGILNNANPALRALGIPKLDAETSFNIGAGLTYRFSRQIGLTMDVYQIDVDDRIVLSGQVTPTGDPTSPIDQTLSSVNVGAAGFFLNAINTRTKGIDIVFSYDNIELGKGYLGGSIAANFNKTEVRSTQFPEFIEDNNLGDALFSREDVSRVESWRPRSKIIGSVNYNLDKFSTNLSMMHYGKVTYRHPSNPADDATYGGKLLTDLSFSYDFTEKITLTAGANNLFNVYPDTFADAYSANGGVPNDRNLDFVGRFKYPWQTTQFGIDGTRIFTNLAFKF is encoded by the coding sequence ATGAAAACTTTAATATTCTTTTTCTGCTCTGTAACTTTCAGCTTCACGCCAAATAATGTTTTATCTCAAAATGTTAAAGTGAAAATAAACCAAGATAGAACAGTAACAATTGATGAAGTTTTCAAAATAATTAGTAATCAAACGGATTATAAATTTATTTATCAAACCGATTTATTTAACGGTCTACCTGAGGTTCAAATAACTAAAGGAACTATTAGACTTAATGAATTGCTGAAGAAATGTTTTTCAGTTAGCAATTACGATTTTGAAGTTTTAGAAAATAATTCAATTGTAATTAACGAAAAGCCCGATATATTTATTAAAAATAATCAACAAAAACAGATATCAGGTACGATAACCAATACTAATGGTATGCCATTGCCTGGAGTTAATGTGTTTGTTAAAGGCACATCAAGAGGGACCTCCACAGATTTTGATGGTAATTTTAGTATTGATGTTGAAGCTGAATCTATTCTTGTAATAAGCTATATTGGTTTTAAAACAGTTGAAATTGTTATTGCAGAACAAACTATAATTAATATTATATTAGAAGATGATGCCGCAAGATTAGACGACGTTATAATTGTTGGAAGTCGCGGGAAACCTAGAACATCTTTCGATTCCCCGGTACCGGTTGATAATATTTCAACTTCAGAATTAAAACAAACCGGTAAAGGAGTGCTGGATCAGCAACTTATGTATAAAGTACCATCTTATAATTCTACAGAACAACCTGTATCTGATGCTGCAGCACATTTTAGTCCTGCAGATCTTAGGGGCTTGTTTCCAAGTAGAACATTAGTATTGGTAAATGGCAAAAGAAAGAATGCAAGTGCATTAGTATATAGCTATGTAACCCCTGGACGTGGTGAGGTTGGAGTAGATATGAAATCAATACCTTCTGCAGCCTTAGAGCGTGTAGAGATTTTAAGGGATGGTGCTGCAGCCCAATATGGCTCTGATGCTGTTGCCGGAGTAGTAAATCTGGTTTTAAAGAAAAAATCAGATCCATTTATAAACACAAGTTATAGTGTAACTACAGAAGGTGACGGAGAACAATATCAAATTGAAACTGGATTTGGAGTAAATATAGCCGATAAAGGTTTTGCCAACTTCACTTTTAATTATTTCGATTCTAAAAGAACTCAAAGAGCAGGCGAAATAACCAGCTTAGAAGATGAGGCGAATTATTGGGGAGTTACAGACGATTCAGATTTTTCCACATCAGATTTACAATCATTTTTGCAACGCAACCCGGGAGCAGGGTTCCAAGTAGGAACGCCAGATATGACCATTACTAATTTCACTTACAACACTGGTTATACCTTAGATGAGGAAAGCAATACCGAAATTTATTCCTTTGGTACCCTAGCCAATAGAAGTGGATCTTCTCCACAATTTGCCAGAGTACCTTACTGGGTTCCCGGTTTTGAGCAAATTTATCCAGGTACAGAATTTTTCTTGGCAGAGATGGCACCTAGAATTAATGATTACACTCTTGCTTTAGGTTTAAGAACTACTTTTAATAAGTGGGATTTCGACTTAAGTTCTACCATGGGACAGAATAGAATAGATTACTATATTGAAAATTCCTTCAATCAATCTTTTGGAGCAAGTAGCCCATCAGACTTTTATAATGGGGCACATCAATTTAGCCATGTCGTAAATAATCTGGATATCGTAAGATCGTTTGAGGACACAGGATTAAATGCACTTACTGTAGCCTTTGGGGCAGAGCACCGAACAGAACGTTTTGTTACTGAGGAAGGTGAGTTTGCTTCTTATGGTGATGGAACCCCGGATGATCCATCAGATAGAACTGGATCTGAATCTTTTGGTGGTTTTAGACCTGAAAATGCTTCCAATGATTATAGAAGCAATTTAGGAATATATACAGATGTTACTGCAGATATTACGGAAGACTTTCTCCTTGGAGGTGCTTTGCGTTATGAGAATTATTCAGACTTTGGCTCTAATGTAAGTTGGAAATTAAACACAAGGTATAAAGCACTAAATGATAAGTTATCACTTAGGGGATCTTTAAGCAGTGGTTTTAGGGCACCTTCTTTACACCAAATTTATTATACTGCTATTACTACTACCCTTACCGAAAATGGGATTCAACAAAATGGAATTTTGAACAATGCCAATCCAGCTTTACGTGCATTGGGGATTCCAAAATTAGATGCTGAAACTTCCTTTAATATTGGAGCAGGTTTAACTTACCGATTTAGTAGACAAATTGGATTAACAATGGATGTGTACCAAATAGATGTAGATGATAGAATTGTGCTTTCTGGCCAGGTAACTCCAACCGGAGATCCTACAAGTCCAATAGACCAAACATTGTCTAGCGTGAATGTAGGAGCTGCAGGATTCTTTTTAAATGCAATTAATACACGTACCAAAGGAATAGATATCGTATTTAGTTATGACAATATAGAACTAGGAAAAGGGTATTTGGGTGGTAGTATTGCTGCCAACTTTAATAAAACTGAAGTTAGAAGCACCCAGTTTCCAGAATTCATTGAGGATAACAATTTAGGGGATGCCTTGTTCTCTAGAGAAGATGTATCTCGTGTAGAATCTTGGAGACCAAGATCTAAGATTATAGGTTCAGTAAATTACAACCTGGATAAATTCTCCACGAACTTATCCATGATGCACTACGGAAAAGTTACTTATAGACACCCAAGTAACCCGGCAGATGATGCTACTTATGGAGGTAAATTATTAACTGACCTTAGTTTTAGTTATGATTTCACAGAAAAAATTACTTTAACTGCTGGAGCTAATAATTTATTTAATGTATATCCAGATACTTTCGCCGATGCGTATAGCGCTAATGGAGGTGTACCTAATGACAGAAACTTGGATTTCGTAGGAAGGTTTAAATATCCTTGGCAAACCACTCAATTTGGAATTGATGGTACAAGAATATTTACCAATCTTGCTTTCAAATTCTAG
- a CDS encoding M20/M25/M40 family metallo-hydrolase, with the protein MNLKVVFLSVLIGFSFTPTNAQKLSKKEKKIIATIESNNTEAIAFLEKVVNINSGSLNSKGVKEVGQVFQEAFNDIDFKTQWIEMPLEMNRGGHLFAETNGNKGKKLLLIGHIDTVFEEDSPFQKFEKINDSIAHAPGGNDMKGGDVIILFALKALHDNGLLKNAQIIAAFTGDEESTGKPLTISRKDLIDAAKRSDIALGFETATGYNNATIARRGSSDWEVEVTGKRAHSSGIFNEDTGAGAIFEMSRILNAFYTEVRGEEYLTFNPGVLVGGTFAEIDDMTSKGNVFGKTNVVAQKAIVKGGLRFISEEQKENARNKMREIVSNNLPQTSAEIRFIDSYPAMAPTEGNQKLLDLLSDVSIDLNQGKVEGYDPSKRGAADVSFVVSYVDALDGLGAMGSNAHTPQETVNLNTIENLTKRTAILIYRLINTK; encoded by the coding sequence ATGAATTTAAAAGTAGTTTTTCTTAGCGTCCTAATAGGTTTTAGTTTCACTCCTACAAACGCACAAAAATTATCCAAAAAGGAAAAAAAGATTATCGCAACTATTGAAAGCAACAATACAGAGGCTATTGCCTTTTTGGAAAAAGTTGTAAACATAAATAGTGGGTCTTTAAATTCTAAAGGAGTAAAAGAAGTGGGGCAGGTATTTCAAGAAGCGTTTAATGATATAGACTTTAAGACCCAATGGATAGAAATGCCATTAGAGATGAACAGGGGAGGACATCTTTTTGCTGAAACCAATGGGAATAAAGGAAAAAAACTCCTGCTAATTGGCCATATAGATACCGTATTTGAAGAGGACAGTCCGTTTCAAAAATTCGAAAAAATAAATGATAGTATTGCGCATGCCCCTGGAGGAAATGATATGAAGGGTGGCGATGTTATAATACTATTTGCTTTAAAAGCTTTACATGATAACGGCCTATTGAAGAATGCTCAAATTATTGCTGCTTTTACTGGAGATGAAGAAAGCACTGGAAAGCCACTAACAATTAGCAGAAAAGACTTAATAGATGCTGCAAAAAGAAGTGATATTGCCCTAGGATTCGAAACTGCAACTGGTTATAACAATGCAACGATAGCCAGAAGAGGATCTTCAGATTGGGAAGTGGAAGTTACTGGAAAGAGAGCACATTCTTCGGGAATATTTAATGAAGATACGGGTGCAGGTGCGATATTTGAAATGTCAAGAATTCTTAATGCATTTTACACAGAGGTGAGAGGGGAAGAATATTTAACTTTTAACCCAGGCGTTTTGGTGGGTGGAACTTTTGCTGAAATAGATGATATGACCAGTAAAGGAAATGTGTTCGGGAAAACCAATGTGGTAGCCCAAAAGGCGATCGTAAAAGGCGGATTGCGGTTTATTTCTGAAGAGCAAAAAGAAAATGCTAGAAATAAAATGAGGGAAATTGTTAGCAATAATCTCCCACAAACTTCTGCCGAAATAAGGTTTATAGATAGTTATCCTGCAATGGCACCTACAGAGGGAAATCAAAAATTATTAGATCTTTTAAGTGATGTGAGTATAGATCTTAATCAAGGTAAAGTAGAAGGTTACGATCCAAGTAAGCGTGGGGCGGCAGACGTATCTTTTGTTGTATCCTATGTAGATGCCCTAGATGGCTTAGGCGCTATGGGATCTAATGCTCATACACCTCAAGAGACCGTAAACTTAAATACCATAGAAAATTTAACCAAACGTACCGCTATATTAATTTACAGGCTAATCAACACAAAATAA
- a CDS encoding TIGR00341 family protein has product MLYILHDPQEIEIVADELVPYFENLEFSLLSLPLSPDFTLEENDTLITYLGDSALKKLLPRISKKEWSFGILPHPEAQKAVKGFGLSEELENAINEILSNEEFCELDLLSCNDVPVFQSVNIGDVFIFSEKRSKGGFLSEVFGFLKNIRRLPGLSHLSFVISAEGEKIIHTSALGIVAVEHASGSVISKRLISNSVMNDGRFQALILSPQNLFQLLVFLFKSLIPNPKTLHQLPSFIGQITTTNLKIENDSPIEFTNDGEKFSNKEIQIEVSKEKLKLHQKSIYALEKSGANDKKSLKIDKLPTGERREQLIISKLPILPRATTEEFQELFKVLKENAKLSSSFIVMMILATLIATFGLFGDSSPVIIGAMILAPIIAPIVSFSMGMVRYDPNMLKTGIVTILIGTIVALIFAAAVSIIIPLKVLTTEINARLTPTLLDMGIAVASGIAAAYAHAKEGIAKSLAGVAIAVALVPPLAVAGIGIGWWDWEVFSGAFLLYLTNLAGIIMFAGITFLLLGFAPFKRARMGLVYTLIIIGLVMIPLSLSFNRIKQEARITSKLEGTNFDTIFLRDVKVRTGKPLMVSVKLVSPEAIDSEKMKKIKEQIEEKVGEPIILEIISAIEF; this is encoded by the coding sequence ATGCTGTATATTTTACATGACCCGCAAGAAATAGAAATCGTTGCAGATGAATTGGTTCCTTATTTTGAAAATTTAGAATTTTCACTTCTCTCGCTGCCATTATCTCCAGATTTTACCCTTGAAGAAAATGACACTTTAATTACCTATCTGGGAGATTCAGCATTAAAAAAATTATTGCCCCGCATTTCCAAAAAAGAATGGAGTTTTGGAATTTTACCCCATCCAGAAGCTCAAAAAGCCGTAAAAGGCTTCGGTCTATCAGAAGAATTGGAAAATGCTATAAATGAAATCCTTTCTAATGAGGAGTTTTGTGAATTGGATCTTCTTAGTTGTAATGATGTTCCTGTATTCCAATCGGTTAATATTGGGGATGTTTTTATTTTTTCAGAAAAAAGAAGCAAAGGTGGGTTTTTATCGGAGGTATTTGGTTTTTTGAAAAATATCAGGAGGCTACCAGGACTTTCACATTTGTCGTTTGTAATTAGTGCAGAGGGCGAAAAGATCATCCATACTTCAGCCTTAGGAATAGTTGCAGTAGAACATGCATCGGGCTCTGTGATCTCAAAGAGGTTGATCTCAAATAGCGTGATGAACGACGGCAGGTTTCAGGCACTTATCTTATCACCTCAAAATTTGTTTCAGCTTTTGGTGTTTTTATTTAAAAGCCTCATACCCAATCCAAAAACCTTACATCAGCTCCCAAGTTTCATAGGGCAAATAACCACTACTAACCTTAAAATTGAAAATGACTCCCCAATTGAATTTACCAACGATGGAGAAAAATTTAGCAATAAAGAGATCCAAATAGAGGTATCCAAAGAGAAATTAAAACTTCATCAAAAAAGCATATATGCACTTGAGAAATCTGGAGCAAACGATAAAAAAAGCCTGAAAATAGATAAATTACCCACTGGTGAGCGCCGTGAACAATTAATAATCAGTAAATTACCAATATTACCCAGAGCAACTACAGAAGAGTTTCAAGAACTTTTCAAAGTTTTAAAAGAAAACGCCAAGTTATCTTCCTCTTTTATAGTGATGATGATTTTGGCCACCCTTATTGCCACATTTGGCCTTTTTGGAGACTCCTCTCCGGTAATTATTGGTGCTATGATCCTTGCGCCCATCATTGCTCCAATCGTGTCATTTTCTATGGGAATGGTGCGCTATGACCCCAATATGCTTAAAACCGGGATAGTCACCATCTTGATTGGAACCATTGTAGCATTGATATTTGCAGCTGCGGTAAGTATAATTATACCCCTCAAGGTTTTAACAACTGAAATAAATGCACGACTTACTCCTACCCTTTTGGATATGGGAATAGCTGTTGCATCTGGGATTGCTGCAGCCTACGCACATGCAAAAGAAGGGATTGCGAAAAGTTTGGCGGGTGTGGCAATTGCTGTTGCCTTAGTTCCACCATTGGCAGTAGCAGGAATTGGAATTGGCTGGTGGGACTGGGAAGTCTTTTCTGGTGCTTTCCTGCTTTACTTAACCAACCTTGCAGGGATCATCATGTTTGCCGGAATAACATTTTTATTACTAGGTTTTGCTCCCTTTAAACGCGCCAGAATGGGACTTGTTTATACTCTTATTATCATTGGCCTCGTAATGATCCCCCTTTCCCTTTCTTTTAATAGAATTAAGCAGGAAGCCAGAATAACATCAAAACTAGAGGGAACTAATTTTGACACGATCTTCCTGAGGGATGTAAAGGTTAGAACAGGTAAACCATTAATGGTCTCTGTAAAATTGGTAAGTCCAGAAGCTATAGATTCAGAAAAAATGAAAAAAATCAAGGAACAAATTGAAGAAAAAGTGGGAGAGCCTATAATTCTAGAAATTATTTCAGCTATTGAATTTTAA
- a CDS encoding SRPBCC domain-containing protein produces MNIQVKVTDHVVRPLEKVFNSIIDPVQITKYFVSNASDQLSEGNKVTWVFKDYNVELNVEVLKVIENEQITFNWEASGIKTRVSISLFSEEKNKTKLVITEDSFETNKEGIAKALQQTQGWTDFICSLKAYLYTGINLRNGKMN; encoded by the coding sequence ATGAACATTCAAGTAAAGGTTACAGACCATGTAGTGCGGCCCTTGGAAAAGGTGTTTAACAGCATTATAGATCCTGTTCAAATAACAAAATATTTTGTATCCAACGCCAGCGATCAACTTTCCGAAGGAAATAAGGTTACTTGGGTATTTAAGGACTATAATGTAGAATTGAATGTAGAGGTATTAAAAGTGATAGAAAATGAGCAGATCACTTTCAATTGGGAAGCGAGTGGCATTAAGACGCGAGTATCTATCTCCCTTTTTTCTGAAGAAAAGAACAAGACCAAGCTGGTTATTACTGAAGATTCATTTGAAACTAATAAAGAAGGTATTGCCAAAGCCCTTCAGCAAACTCAAGGTTGGACAGATTTTATTTGTTCGCTAAAGGCATACCTATATACTGGGATCAACCTGAGAAACGGAAAAATGAACTAG
- a CDS encoding RNA polymerase sigma factor yields MRYVFSSPKKLIKHLKKGNTHAYTYIVDLYYKKLCDYASNLARDNFKSEDIVQNVITRMWQHRKKLDANISIKNYLYKSVYNEFIDQYRKEKAVTVLEKKYIEGLDNFVELIDEKEANRLLTLVQHEIEKLPPKCKETFLLSKQDGLTYVEIAEYQNVSVNTVEKQMVKAFSILRKKMKEKVMSITFLLFGTQKT; encoded by the coding sequence TTGCGCTACGTATTTTCAAGTCCAAAAAAACTAATTAAACACCTTAAAAAGGGAAATACTCATGCATACACCTATATAGTAGATTTGTACTATAAAAAGCTATGTGATTATGCTAGTAACCTAGCCAGAGATAATTTTAAATCGGAAGATATTGTTCAAAATGTTATTACTCGAATGTGGCAACATCGCAAAAAGTTAGATGCTAATATTTCTATTAAGAATTACCTTTATAAATCAGTTTATAACGAATTTATAGATCAATACAGAAAGGAAAAAGCTGTTACCGTATTAGAGAAAAAGTATATAGAAGGTTTAGATAATTTTGTTGAATTAATAGATGAAAAGGAAGCCAATAGGCTATTGACTCTCGTACAACATGAAATAGAGAAATTACCTCCTAAATGCAAAGAAACATTCTTACTAAGTAAGCAGGATGGCCTAACTTACGTTGAAATTGCTGAATATCAAAATGTGTCTGTGAACACCGTTGAAAAGCAAATGGTTAAGGCTTTTTCAATTCTTAGAAAAAAAATGAAAGAAAAGGTAATGTCAATTACATTTTTATTGTTTGGTACTCAAAAAACTTAG